A genomic window from Silene latifolia isolate original U9 population chromosome Y, ASM4854445v1, whole genome shotgun sequence includes:
- the LOC141629375 gene encoding uncharacterized protein LOC141629375: MVQAVRCKFKATNNEAEYEALILGMQMAQRLKVRNLRVYNDLLLVVNHVNNEYVARDSKMIAYFKIKGQAESSNKIIVENLRKRLEELGGMWADELPLVLWSDRTTPKIATGQTPFSLVFGAEAVIPSEVLVPTHRYGCQTAEQNQIEMTRSLDTADELGESADIRMASYKQSVARTYNKNVNVWTLAVGDLVLKRVFENTKNHKAGKFAYKWE, encoded by the exons ATGGTACAAGCAGTCAGGTGCAAATTCAAAGCCACTAACAATGAAGCGGAATATGAGGCACTTATACTTGGGATGCAAATGGCACAGCGGCTCAAAGTGAGGAACCTAAGAGTATACAACGACTTGTTGCTTGTGGTGAACCATGTGAACAATGAATACGTGGCGCGTGATTCGAAAATGATAGCCTACTTCAAG ATAAAAGGCCAAGCAGAATCCAGCAATAAGATCATTGTAGAGAACCTCAGGAAGCGGCTGGAGGAGCTAGGGGGTATGTGGGCAGACGAGTTACCACTAGTACtttggtcagacagaacgacaccgAAGATAGCAACGGGGCAAACGCCATTCAGCTTGGTATTCGGTGCAGAAGCTGTAATCCCATCAGAAGTTCTGGTGCCAACACACAGATATGGCTGCCAGACGGCAGAGCAGAATCAGATTGAAATGACCAGGAGCCTGGACACAGCTGACGAGCTAGGAGAAAGTGCCGACATACGCATGGCATCATACAAGCAGTCCGTAGCTAGAACATATAACAAGAATGTCAACGTATGGACCCTCGCAGTAGGGGACCTGGTACTCAAAAGGGTGTTTGAGAATACCAAGAATCACAAAGCAGGCAAGTTTGCTTACAAATGGGAATGA